Proteins encoded in a region of the Fusarium keratoplasticum isolate Fu6.1 chromosome 13, whole genome shotgun sequence genome:
- a CDS encoding MFS domain-containing protein — protein MADGSTLGLADERQATKPVTMPDEDNHINFTVGWEEPSDQDPENPLNWPTRRKWSIIGVLSFITFLTPLASAMMAPGVPVIMAEFESSNDEIATFMVSVFVLGFAFGPLLMAPMSELYGRTPVYHVCNTLFIIFSIGCAVSQNIGMLIAFRFLSGFVGVATVTCGSGTIADMIPPEQRGAAMSIWSIGPLLGPVVGPVCAGFLVEAKGWRWVFWVITIVSGAVILVSFIIFRETYAPVLLDRKASKLRKATGNNKYRSVMQAKGTPKQVFISAITRPTRMLLFSPIVSMVCLYIATLYGMLYLLFTTFTFVYHDMYGFSAVGAGLSFIAGGIGNLLGLMFVGYLSDKLIRNGQIEGKDVEPEQRLDLRLTIPTALALPIGLIMYGWTAEKQLHWIVPMVGTSIMGFGMIGIFMISQTYLVDAFTRHAASVTAANAVLRSLLGALLPLCGLKLYDALGLGWGNTLLGLICLALAPVPWLLNRFGGRIRNNPRFRREF, from the exons ATGGCAGACGGAAGCACACTAGGACTGGCAGATGAACGTCAAGCGACCAAGCCGGTGACGATGCCTGACGAAGATAACCACATCAACTTCACTGTTGGATGGGAAGAACCATCTGATCAGGACCCCGAGAATCCCCTCAATTGGCCAACGCGCCGTAAATGGAGCATCATCGGGGTCCTCTCTTTTATCACCTTTCTTAC GCCTTTGGCGTCTGCAATGATGGCTCCTGGTGTACCAGTTATCATGGCCGAGTTTGAGAGCTCCAATGACGAAATTGCGACATTCATGGTTTCTGTCTTTGTGCTGGGATTTGCATTCGGGCCGCTACTGATGGCGCCTATGAGCGAGCTTTACGGCCGAACACCAGTTTACCACGTCTGCAACACtcttttcatcatcttctcaaTTGGATGTGCCGTGTCTCAGAATATAGGGATGCTCATTGCATTTCGATTCCTCTCTGGGTTTGTTGGGGTCGCTACGGTAACCTGCGGCAGTGGCACGATAGCAGATATGATTCCTCCTGAGCAACGAGGAGCCGCCATGTCTATATGGTCGATTGGGCCTCTCCTTGGACCCGTGGTTGGACCTGTTTGTGCTGGCTTTCTGGTTGAGGCCaaaggttggagatgggtgTTTTGGGTTATAACTATAGTG TCTGGAGCTGTAATCTTGGTTTCCTTCATCATTTTCCGAGAGACGTATGCACCAGTCCTTCTCGATCGAAAAGCTTCGAAACTACGCAAGGCGACCGGCAACAATAAGTACCGCTCAGTGATGCAAGCGAAAGGCACACCAAAGCAAGTCTTTATATCTGCCATCACTCGACCGACACGAatgcttctcttctctcccatTGTCTCCATGGTCTGCCTATATATCGCTACCCTCTACGGCATGCTATATCTGTTATTCACCACCTTTACCTTCGTATACCATGACATGTATGGGTTCAGCGCGGTGGGTGCAGGATTGTCATTTATCGCTGGAGGCATTGggaatctccttggcctAATGTTTGTGGGATACCTATCGGATAAGTTGATAAGAAATGGTCAGATTGAAGGCAAGGATGTTGAGCCAGAGCAGCGGTTAGATCTGAGACTCACTATCCCCACCGCTTTGGCTCTCCCCATCGGTCTGATCATGTACGGCTGGACAGCGGAGAAGCAACTGCACTGGATCGTGCCTATGGTCGGTACAAGCATCATGGGTTTCGGCATGATCGGGATCTTTATGATCTCGCAGACGTACCTTGTCGACGCCTTCACGAGACATGCTGCCTCTGTCACCGCAGCGAATGCCGTCTTACGGAGTTTGCTGGGAGCCCTTCTACCTCTTTGTGGATTGAAGCTCTACGACGCACTTGGTCTTGGTTGGGGGAATACACTGCTTGGATTGATTTGTCTTGCCTTGGCGCCTGTACCATGGCTACTGAACAGGTTTGGTGGAAGGATACGAAACAACCCAAGATTTCGGCGAGAATTTTGA